GTAGTGTTGAAATATTGCTAATGTGCAAAAATAAACCGAATTTGGCTGAAAGCCGAAAGTATAGCCAGAGCTTGCGTAGAAGCTATCACTATGACAAAAGTTGAGCTTTCAAAGAGCTTTCACTGATATGTCTGATGAAAACAATAACTATAATTGAACACTACTGaattgcatataattttgaGTATTGGTTGGTAGAACATTTAGTAGTAGAAAGCAAGAGCTTTCTCTCTGCAGATAACTAAACGTTTCCTTTTTTTGCTTCGAAACATTCCGTTCAACGACCATCCACTTTCCTACATTCAGCGGGGCATCACACTTTTTTAATAACTGCATTCTAAATTGCAAACTACTTTGACCTTCAGAGCTTTCAGAAGCTTTCGCTGATATGTTATTTAAAATGTCTCTGCCAGAGATAAGCAATcataagttttttattaaaaatgtatagctCTAATAAGTCCCAGCTCGGCTGAGcgcttttaaaagtttttttagttAGCTTTAATTTAGAATTggtctttatattttttactgattttgcagcataataaattattttcttgttaGCTTATTTAAAAACCGCATCTATTATTTCATGTAAAAAAACTCCCATTGCAGCGTAAAAAGCTCAAATGAGAAATATAAGCTCTACAAAACATTTAAGAATGTATAGCAATTCTCAAATTTACGTAACATAAGTACCGCATCTGCGATGTCCGAAAGCTCCACTCAGTTTTCAGAACTACTAAAGCATGTCCAATCTATCAGTTACACACTCGATAGCTTAAATTTTGTGGAACATATAAGATGATAGTTtagtgtatacaaatatatatgtatgtatgtaggaatGAAGTATTATAATTAAGactaacatttaaaaaaaagctcTATTCCACTGAGCTTTTATGCATAAGTACTTCTATATGTTAAAACTAAAACTATGATACGCATATAGTTTATTACTTATTATTGCATAATTCCTTGCGTGCCAGTAGGCCTATACTACCCCTTTAGAGAAAATGAAAAGTTTACGAAAACTTTCAAGCTCCCGCTACCACCAAATTCGGGGAAAAGTGGCTCACCAGCTTTTCGTTTTAGACTCTTGCTAAGCTTAATATTATGAAATGCATTattctttgtttaatttaaaacttaaattacTAGCTTGAAACTTTTTTGCAAAAGCTTTTTGCGAGCTTTTTCTGAAATcttattttgcataattttttgtggtaatatcatttcttgcattaCATAAAATTACTTTTCTGATTTAGTCCGATACCCCTGTGTTCCacttaatttttgttgcttACTTTAGAGTTTCTTccgttaaaatatatattatttttcgtaaatgtatgtgtatgagtgtggtTTTTGTGTtgcttaatattttgtttatgctACAATCTTATGAGGTTGCATccattttttcatataataacaaaacaacGTCGAAATGTAGAGCAGAATCATAAGCGCACATGTGACGGCCAGCGCCAAAACGGATGTCTTCGTGGGGCAGGGCTCAATGATGGTGACAGTCTTATCTGTGGCGGAGAAACAGAAGGTGAGGTAGAAAGACAGGGAGAGAGGGAGAAAAGAGATCGCAAAAGTGGGTGAGAGAAAGGAAGACATGGAAAATTCAGTATCACATAGAGCTTCGCAAGTTTGTGAGAGCGCAATTTACCTTTGGCAAAGTCTGTGCTGGGATCTGCCTTGAAGAATTCACGTTTTTCATCGCCAAAGTCCAGGACTAGAATCTCTTGTGAGATATTCATATCATCATCAGCCTCCTTAGTCTCGTTGCTAATGAAAGAGAAATAGAACAAACATATAACCTAAAGGGCCAAAAAGAAGAGAAAGCTCGGCGCACTCACCTCTCGACAGCACGACGACGACGTCTTCTACCCAAAGATTCGAAGGATTCCATATTCCATTCGCACACAGCCGGTTCGCAAGGACCCAAACAATATTTAACATTACACTGGAAGATAACACCGTAGCTCTCGGTGAAACGGAAAGCCTCATAGGTCGACTGTAATGCATTGCCATCGGCGGTGAAACCAGGAAAGATGGTCGGATCAGTAGGACAGCCATCGTCATCAATGATTTTGAAGCTGGTGCGTGCATCCTTAGCCATCGCGACGCAGGAACGTGCAAAGATACCATAAGGAGCTTGAGCAAAATCAAATGGGAGTAAAGGGTAAAAATAAACCAATTATTAGTTGACATTCGGTGCGCTTTGTCAAGCAAGTCGTTTCGCTTACTGTCTTCGGGTATTTCGATGCGGAAGTTAAGTCGATCACCGATGCGTACAGTCTCCACTTCACGTTGACGTGTATCGAGTATGCGAATCCTTGGTGGTGGTGCCTCAGGCGATGAGTTGATATGGATCATTTCTGGATCGCGTATGGGCATCATGCCGAAGGTGATGTTCTTCGAACTCATATCATAGGTGCACTTAACTTTGTAGATCTTATCGGCCTTGGTCATAACAACGCTGTGATGCTGGAGTACTACAGTATTCGAATAGACGCCGGTCTAAAATAAGAGAAGCGATACGTGCTTAGGGGTTAGGTGGGGTTTGAGTAAAACGTGTGCAACAAactcacaaaaaaattatgtaagaatttataaaaagaaacaataaaaaatataaaaaatgtttttaacatcGATGTATGGAAGGCGTAGCGTGTTCGGCAAGGTCTTATCGAGTACCTGACGGCTATACGGCGTGGGGTCTACCAAGTCAAAGCGGAGATCTGTATGCCAAACACTCATATCGCAAAGGCATACAACGCAAGACCATTGCAAGAGCTATGAAGAAAACGATGTCGGGAGCTGCAATCGTTGCGATTTCAATATTTGAGACCAGTTTTTGGTCAAGACGGTTTATTGTTCATTAACTTTTTGACAACCATGCATACCGCTTTTATCTTATGGGAATATAAGGCAtagtaagaagaaaaaaattttaattgacttACCACACTTTGCGTATTACAGTCTTGTCCAGCCATGGTCAGATCTAGACGGAACGCATCCGAGTTGATGACATCGATATTACAAGTCTCTGAACGGCCCAGAGCATAGATACGACCATTGAATGGTTTATTGGTGCGGACTTGTACAGCAATGCGGGTGTCTTTGCAGTGAACAGATACTGTGGAGAGCAAAGGAACGAAAAAAATTGCGAGGAAAGTGAGGTTAGTAAAACGAGGTTTTGATAAACTTTGTTTCAAATGAGCTCCCCAAATCCTTGATGACAAGAAAGTAAGACCAGAAATTGCGCAATGTTATGAATAGAGAGTTTCATTAGATCTGCTCAGACCTTGAAACGTGATTCGGAGAACCTTTCACTTGTATTTGTACTCACCATCATAGCAGGTGCCAGTTTTATCGCAGTTCACGTCATTTCTGGTGATGTTGGTCAAGTTAGGATCTTCGGTGGTGTCTAGACTGAGAGGCAGTGTGTCCAACTTGTCCAAAGTGCCGGGCAGTGAGGTGGTCTTTTCGCAAGCgttttcaaagtattgaccaatGGGTTCGCCGTGATCGATCAGTGGGCGCTCATGGTTCAGATAAGTTGATGGACCATCGGGTAGTGTCTTGTGGTCCAAATGGAACAAGCGGCAGTTGTACTGTGAACCTTGTGGTTGACCGAGATACAAGAATGAGCGACACAAAAATTCtgtttcaatttcacaagcCAAACGGCAAGCAGATTCCGAAGTCACTTGCAATTCCTTGTCGGTATAGTAATGCAAACCGACATATTGTGCCACCTTCTCCTCGGACACACCCACGCGAGCTACAGCAAATGAACGATTATTCTTACACGCCTGCGCCGGCTTCAAACACAAGTTCTCAAAGTAATCGGTGCCTTGCGCATCGACCAGCTGCACAAATTGACCCGAGCTACGTCTATCCGAATCGCTCAAAACACatttcatattattataatCATATTCGACCGAGCGACAAACGAAACGTTTCTCATTCAAACAAGCCGACAAGCAGGCCTCCTTGGTGCTGGTGTAGATGAGCGCATTATCGAGACCGCGTATAATCTTATTGGGTACACGCTCGAACGCCCACGGCCGATGGCAGACATTTTCGCTGCGCAGCTGCAATTTCACCATGTAATACATGTTGGCGGAGCGTTGTGGCGCCGCAGACGGATTGTGTGCCGACGAATCATTCTGCAGTTGACAGTGTGTCTCCTGCGAGGGCGACAATGGATTGACGACAAAACTGAATGCAGCGGCCTGACAATCGGCCTCCTCACGACACCAGCCCTGACACTCATACAACGAGAGATTCTTTACGCTGTAGTATGTGGTGCCGGCGAAATCGAAGTCTGTGAGCTTCTCGAATGCCATGCGCGCCACACTGGAGCTGGGCATCAGCGCGACGGCTAGGCAGAGGGCGAGCACAAAGCGCAGATTGGCGGACGGCGCTGTCCAACCGGACATGATTGCTGCGGTTTGACGGTGTAGTAATCGCATCTGCAAAAGACAAGAAGAATGGGTGTAAGTGTGAATGTGACTTCAGGCGGTGACGGGGCTCAGGCtgagattttttattaatagaaaAACTAATCTACAAAATAGGTATTTGAGGCAAGACTCTCCGCTTGAAGCCTTCTTTTCAACTTCACTGACGCTGTGAGCGTGTAACGTTATGGGAAATTAATTTACCGGCAATAAAATTAAGATTTGCACTTTGGGAAAATTAGCTGAGACAGCATTGATCTTGTAATGTCGTCGCcgtataaatttcaaacttgaATGCACATCGGTCTCGTTGTTATGCTTCAAAGAATATCACCATTATGCGGTGAGAGTGTGAGGCATTGTTGTATAGAAAACGGCAATGAActcatgaaaaaattaatatattatgaaatgaaatcttaaaatttgtgatataaaaataccataaaaattaaaattctaaataataaaataaaaaaattttgaaaattaaaattaattttttgtctgaaatcataaatattatataaaattttaaaaaactaatatttttttttaaatttggatttttttaaattattaccttacttattacttttttctaaaaaaaattcaccttaataagtaaaaataaaaattaaatatatgaaaactaagaattctgcaaaaaattttaaggttataaatatataataaaaagattttgaaattagaaaattaaaataaattttttttcagaaattataattatttatatttaaaatttttttaaaaattaaccgtttttttaatataaatttttttttaattcttctaccttttattaaataaaattgagcttaataatttaaaataataattaaatattaagtatTCTACAAAAACTATACTTGATaaaaaagattaaataaaaagattttgaaaataaaagctttgaaaattaaatttaattttttttccgaaatcataattatttacattttaaaacttttaaaaaattaatcgtttttttaatttaaatttttttttaatttttctaccttttattaaataaaattgagcttaatactttaaaataataattaaatatttaaatattaagaattctacaaaaaataaacttaataaaaaagattaaataaaaagattttgaaaataaaagctttgaaaattaaaataaatttttaaaaattataattatttatatattaaaaattttaacaaaataattttttttttaatgttcaatttttttttcaaaatttaaacagTTTGCACCAAGCAtggttaataaattaaataccaaaaattaaatatttaaaaatttcttaagaaCTAGTGAAGAAATGTCCTACTTtttaatcattaaaatttttaagctttCCATAGAAATTTAGTAGAAGTTTTGAAACTattgtttaaaacatttttcgaaaatcatataaaattaaagaaaataatttttttctgaaacatttgatttaaaattcgaaaaatcgccaacaaattttttcttcatatttagTGCATAAT
The sequence above is drawn from the Bactrocera oleae isolate idBacOlea1 chromosome 5, idBacOlea1, whole genome shotgun sequence genome and encodes:
- the tyn gene encoding uncharacterized protein tyn, whose translation is MRLLHRQTAAIMSGWTAPSANLRFVLALCLAVALMPSSSVARMAFEKLTDFDFAGTTYYSVKNLSLYECQGWCREEADCQAAAFSFVVNPLSPSQETHCQLQNDSSAHNPSAAPQRSANMYYMVKLQLRSENVCHRPWAFERVPNKIIRGLDNALIYTSTKEACLSACLNEKRFVCRSVEYDYNNMKCVLSDSDRRSSGQFVQLVDAQGTDYFENLCLKPAQACKNNRSFAVARVGVSEEKVAQYVGLHYYTDKELQVTSESACRLACEIETEFLCRSFLYLGQPQGSQYNCRLFHLDHKTLPDGPSTYLNHERPLIDHGEPIGQYFENACEKTTSLPGTLDKLDTLPLSLDTTEDPNLTNITRNDVNCDKTGTCYDVSVHCKDTRIAVQVRTNKPFNGRIYALGRSETCNIDVINSDAFRLDLTMAGQDCNTQSVTGVYSNTVVLQHHSVVMTKADKIYKVKCTYDMSSKNITFGMMPIRDPEMIHINSSPEAPPPRIRILDTRQREVETVRIGDRLNFRIEIPEDTPYGIFARSCVAMAKDARTSFKIIDDDGCPTDPTIFPGFTADGNALQSTYEAFRFTESYGVIFQCNVKYCLGPCEPAVCEWNMESFESLGRRRRRRAVESNETKEADDDMNISQEILVLDFGDEKREFFKADPSTDFAKDKTVTIIEPCPTKTSVLALAVTCALMILLYISTLFCYYMKKWMQPHKIVA